One genomic region from Salvia hispanica cultivar TCC Black 2014 chromosome 2, UniMelb_Shisp_WGS_1.0, whole genome shotgun sequence encodes:
- the LOC125206285 gene encoding metalloendoproteinase 2-MMP-like, translated as MEYARAQVHFGASQDEILKVAILTFQMNFGLSRTGELNHETMSKMLIPRCGVSDITDGVNTMILPNRRRALTSNHHNKTETEFPSYYDFFRGRPRWPYTRLSYTYTEGFPEHAKADMEAAFERWANVSGFSFYENLGFFESDIEVGYYRGAHGDGEPFDGPRGVLAHAFPPDDGRVHFDADENWSFQPRTMDMYHFETVATHEIGHILGLGHSTDRDAIMFPSLTMGQFKELGVDDIDAISVLYPPPF; from the coding sequence ATGGAATACGCACGTGCCCAAGTGCATTTCGGAGCATCCCAAGATGAGATCCTGAAGGTGGCCATCTTAACCTTCCAGATGAATTTCGGGCTGAGCCGGACCGGCGAGCTCAACCACGAGACCATGTCCAAGATGCTCATCCCCCGGTGCGGCGTCTCCGACATCACCGACGGTGTCAACACCATGATACTCCCCAACCGCCGCCGCGCCCTCACATCGAATCATCATAATAAGACGGAAACAGAGTTTCCATCTTATTATGATTTCTTCAGGGGGAGGCCGAGGTGGCCATACACCCGCCTCTCCTACACGTACACGGAGGGGTTCCCGGAGCACGCGAAGGCGGACATGGAGGCGGCCTTCGAGCGGTGGGCCAACGTGTCGGGCTTCAGCTTCTACGAGAACCTGGGGTTCTTCGAGAGCGACATCGAGGTTGGGTACTACAGGGGCGCGCACGGGGACGGGGAGCCGTTCGACGGGCCGAGGGGGGTGCTGGCGCACGCGTTCCCGCCGGATGATGGGCGGGTCCACTTCGACGCGGATGAGAACTGGTCGTTTCAGCCGCGGACGATGGACATGTATCACTTTGAGACGGTGGCGACGCACGAGATCGGTCATATACTTGGGCTTGGCCACAGCACTGACAGGGATGCTATCATGTTTCCTAGTCTTACGATGGGGCAGTTTAAGGAGTTAGGGGTGGATGATATTGACGCTATCTCTGTTCTCTACCCTCCTCCCTTTTAA